The Sorangiineae bacterium MSr11367 genome window below encodes:
- a CDS encoding efflux RND transporter permease subunit, with amino-acid sequence MWIVRLALRRPYTIAVFSFVILLLGSLSITRMRADIFPTIDIPVVLVVWNYPGMSADDMEKRVTFLSERAYSATVDGISRVESQTISGTSLVKLYFEPGADIGGAIAQVNSVSSTATRLMPPGMQPPAIIRYNASNVPVAQMTVSSPTLNEQQLFDYGLNFIRLRLFTVPGLATPAPYGGKQRQIMVDVDPSLTAAHGLSPQDVVTTLLQSNITQPAGSARMGNTEFDVAMNNSPDAIPDFNKMPIKTVGGAPVFLGDVAKVHDGFAVQNNIVRVNGQRATYLAVLKKASASTIAVVDSTKDLIPAIKAAAPEGMEIKLDFDQSTFVRAAIKGVLHEAVVSSALVSLMILFFLGSWRSVVIVSTSIPLAIFVALLGLYLTGQTLNIMTLGGLALAIGMLVDDATVEVENIHRNRHLGKPLTVAILDGAAQIATPALAATLTICIVFFPVVLLTGPAKFLFVPLALSVVFSMLASYLLSRTLVPTLARMLMDKEPLHADGNGAWDRFNRWRDRGFDRFQAGYTRLLSVVLNHRKFTIAIGLAVVLITLPLGKLVGTDFFPQVDAGQMQLHVRGPAGMRIEETEQLVSQVEQTIREVIPPKDLGNINDNIGMPTFYNLAFVQTDSVGGQDADVLVSLKEEHAPTAMYQSKLRTEFAKRFPGVHLYFQPADIISKVLNFGLSAPLDIEVEGRDMDKSMEIAKVIQQKIKAIPGVVDVRIPQVFDHPALQVDVDRERAAQMGLQQRDIASNLLTSLSSSSLVSPSFWVSPQNGVNYSVVVQTPIDRVSSVSELRGMPLTTGNHSIQDPGTAPGADDSQPGVAPYLGALSQVRPTQTKSLVTHDAVQREVEVQAGVEGRDLGSVAADIQKVLKDVGKDLPPGMKLNLRGQSESMNSSFFSLGTGLILAAVLVYVLMVVLYQSWLDPFIIMFAVPGALSGVLWMLAITHTTLNVESLMGAIMAVGVAVSNSILLVNFANEVREGHDIGPLAAALEAGKTRLRPVLMTALAMILGMIPMALGTGEGGEQNAPLGRAVIGGLLVATCTTLFIVPLIYSLLRRKAPTKHKLDEKFEAEAHEAYEPVLVGHSVSVEGSPS; translated from the coding sequence ATGTGGATAGTTCGACTCGCGCTTCGGCGCCCCTACACGATCGCGGTTTTCTCCTTCGTGATCCTCCTGCTTGGCTCGCTGTCCATCACACGGATGCGCGCCGACATCTTCCCGACGATCGACATCCCGGTCGTGCTCGTCGTGTGGAACTACCCGGGCATGTCGGCCGACGACATGGAGAAGCGTGTCACCTTCCTCAGCGAGCGCGCGTATTCGGCCACCGTCGATGGCATCTCGCGCGTGGAGTCGCAGACCATCAGCGGCACGTCGCTGGTCAAGCTTTACTTCGAACCTGGTGCGGACATCGGCGGCGCCATCGCGCAGGTCAACTCGGTGTCGTCCACCGCCACGCGCTTGATGCCGCCAGGTATGCAGCCACCTGCCATCATCCGGTACAACGCATCCAACGTACCGGTTGCGCAGATGACCGTGTCGAGCCCCACGCTCAACGAGCAGCAGCTCTTCGACTACGGTCTCAACTTCATTCGTCTGCGCCTCTTCACCGTCCCCGGGTTGGCCACGCCGGCCCCCTACGGCGGTAAGCAGCGCCAGATCATGGTCGACGTCGACCCGAGCCTCACCGCCGCGCACGGCCTGTCGCCGCAAGACGTGGTCACCACGCTTCTCCAGTCGAACATCACCCAGCCGGCGGGTTCCGCCCGCATGGGCAACACCGAGTTCGACGTGGCGATGAACAACAGCCCCGACGCCATCCCCGACTTCAACAAAATGCCCATCAAGACGGTGGGCGGCGCGCCCGTGTTCCTCGGTGACGTGGCCAAGGTGCACGACGGCTTTGCCGTGCAGAACAACATCGTGCGCGTGAACGGTCAGCGCGCCACGTACCTCGCCGTCTTGAAGAAGGCGAGCGCCTCCACCATCGCGGTCGTCGACTCCACGAAAGATCTGATCCCTGCGATCAAGGCCGCAGCGCCCGAGGGCATGGAGATCAAGCTCGACTTCGACCAGTCGACCTTCGTGCGCGCCGCCATCAAGGGCGTGCTCCACGAGGCGGTGGTCTCCTCGGCGCTGGTCTCGCTGATGATTCTCTTCTTCCTCGGCAGCTGGCGCAGCGTGGTCATCGTATCGACCTCCATCCCGCTGGCCATCTTCGTCGCGCTCCTCGGCCTGTACCTCACCGGTCAGACCTTGAACATCATGACCCTGGGCGGTCTGGCGCTGGCCATCGGTATGCTCGTCGACGACGCCACCGTCGAGGTGGAGAACATCCACCGCAACCGCCACCTCGGAAAGCCTCTCACCGTGGCCATCCTCGACGGTGCGGCGCAGATTGCGACGCCCGCGCTCGCGGCCACGCTCACCATCTGCATCGTGTTCTTCCCGGTCGTGCTCCTCACCGGGCCGGCGAAGTTCCTCTTCGTGCCCCTGGCGCTCTCCGTCGTCTTCTCCATGTTGGCCTCGTACCTCCTGTCGCGAACCTTGGTTCCGACCTTGGCGCGCATGCTCATGGACAAGGAGCCGCTGCACGCGGACGGCAACGGCGCGTGGGATCGTTTCAACCGGTGGCGCGATCGCGGTTTCGATCGCTTCCAAGCCGGCTACACGCGCCTGCTCTCGGTGGTGCTGAACCACCGCAAATTCACCATCGCCATTGGGCTCGCCGTGGTGCTGATCACGTTGCCGCTCGGAAAGCTCGTCGGCACGGACTTCTTCCCGCAGGTCGACGCCGGCCAGATGCAGCTGCACGTGCGCGGCCCCGCCGGCATGCGCATCGAGGAGACCGAGCAGCTCGTCTCGCAGGTGGAGCAGACCATCCGCGAAGTGATCCCGCCCAAGGATCTCGGGAACATCAACGACAACATCGGCATGCCGACCTTCTACAACCTGGCCTTCGTCCAGACCGACAGCGTCGGTGGTCAGGATGCCGACGTGCTCGTGTCGCTCAAAGAGGAGCACGCGCCCACGGCGATGTACCAGAGCAAGCTGCGCACCGAGTTCGCCAAGCGTTTCCCGGGCGTGCATCTGTACTTCCAGCCGGCGGACATCATCAGCAAGGTTCTGAACTTCGGCTTGTCCGCGCCGCTCGACATCGAGGTCGAGGGACGCGACATGGACAAATCGATGGAGATTGCCAAGGTCATCCAACAGAAGATCAAAGCCATCCCCGGCGTCGTGGACGTGCGCATTCCGCAGGTGTTCGACCACCCCGCGCTGCAGGTCGACGTCGACCGTGAGCGCGCGGCGCAGATGGGCCTGCAGCAGCGCGACATCGCGAGCAACTTGCTCACGTCGCTCAGCTCGAGCTCCCTCGTGTCGCCCTCGTTCTGGGTGAGCCCGCAGAACGGCGTCAACTACTCCGTGGTGGTGCAAACGCCCATCGACCGGGTCAGCTCGGTCTCCGAACTGCGCGGTATGCCGCTCACCACCGGTAACCACTCCATTCAAGATCCAGGGACGGCGCCGGGCGCCGACGATTCGCAGCCGGGCGTGGCTCCGTACCTGGGCGCGCTCTCGCAGGTGCGGCCGACGCAGACCAAGTCATTGGTCACGCACGATGCCGTTCAGCGTGAGGTCGAAGTCCAGGCTGGCGTCGAAGGACGCGATCTGGGCAGCGTCGCCGCGGACATCCAGAAGGTGCTCAAAGACGTGGGCAAGGACTTGCCGCCGGGCATGAAACTGAACCTGCGCGGCCAGAGCGAGAGCATGAACTCCTCGTTCTTCAGCCTGGGAACGGGCCTGATTCTCGCTGCGGTGCTCGTCTACGTGCTCATGGTGGTGCTCTACCAGTCGTGGCTGGATCCGTTCATCATCATGTTCGCGGTGCCGGGTGCGCTCTCGGGTGTGCTCTGGATGCTCGCCATCACGCACACCACGCTGAACGTCGAGTCGCTCATGGGCGCCATCATGGCGGTCGGTGTGGCCGTCTCGAACAGCATTCTCTTGGTGAACTTCGCCAACGAAGTCCGCGAAGGGCATGACATCGGGCCGCTCGCTGCGGCGCTGGAAGCTGGCAAGACGCGTCTGCGTCCGGTCCTCATGACCGCGCTGGCGATGATCCTCGGCATGATCCCCATGGCCCTCGGTACGGGCGAAGGCGGCGAGCAAAATGCCCCGCTCGGCCGCGCGGTCATCGGCGGTCTGCTCGTGGCCACCTGCACGACGCTGTTCATCGTGCCTCTTATCTATTCGCTGTTGCGCCGCAAGGCGCCGACCAAGCACAAGCTCGACGAGAAGTTCGAGGCCGAAGCCCACGAGGCGTACGAACCCGTGCTGGTTGGTCATTCCGTGAGTGTGGAAGGGAGTCCTTCGTGA
- a CDS encoding efflux RND transporter periplasmic adaptor subunit translates to MSAESADQAKPKQPKRNAAFHIGGIILVAVAVLGVITFTVRKRSAEANERDARQAEVAQGVLVQAAPVAKTQAGRSITLTGEVYPMRRATLYAKVSGYVREVRTDKGQKVRAGDVLGVLQSPETQQDLLRAQADLNNRKLVEQRYQSMVKQGLVTQQALEQAQADRGIAQAEQQRVEVLQGYQVIRAPFDGVVTARYADPGSLLQAATASQAALPLVEIADMAKVRVRVFLAQNEALFVHENDPVSLWTDQFPDRKISATVTRFARDLDPKTRTMLTEIEVDNKEGALFPGVFVRVKLDLATPPAVTMPADSLVFRGGKSFAFVVRDNKAALVPVSAGDTDGINVYLREGLNPGDQVILHPGDDVIEGARVRVAQKEKMTALNKP, encoded by the coding sequence ATGTCTGCCGAATCTGCTGATCAAGCCAAACCCAAGCAACCCAAACGCAACGCAGCTTTTCATATCGGGGGAATCATCCTGGTGGCGGTGGCGGTGCTCGGCGTCATTACCTTCACCGTCCGCAAGCGCTCGGCCGAAGCCAACGAACGTGATGCACGGCAGGCCGAGGTCGCCCAAGGCGTGCTGGTGCAGGCCGCGCCGGTGGCGAAGACGCAGGCCGGTCGGAGCATCACGCTCACCGGCGAGGTGTACCCGATGCGCCGCGCCACGCTCTACGCCAAGGTGAGCGGGTACGTGCGCGAGGTCCGCACCGACAAAGGCCAGAAGGTGCGCGCCGGCGACGTGCTCGGCGTTCTGCAGTCCCCCGAGACGCAGCAAGATCTCTTGCGCGCCCAGGCGGATCTGAACAACCGCAAGCTCGTCGAGCAGCGTTACCAGTCGATGGTCAAGCAAGGCCTGGTCACGCAGCAGGCGCTCGAGCAGGCCCAGGCGGATCGCGGGATCGCCCAGGCCGAGCAGCAGCGGGTCGAGGTGCTCCAGGGCTACCAAGTGATCCGCGCGCCGTTCGACGGCGTGGTGACCGCGCGCTACGCCGACCCGGGCTCGCTCTTGCAAGCGGCGACGGCCTCGCAAGCGGCGCTGCCGCTGGTGGAAATCGCCGACATGGCCAAGGTGCGCGTGCGCGTCTTCTTGGCGCAGAACGAAGCGTTGTTCGTGCACGAGAACGATCCGGTCAGCTTGTGGACGGACCAGTTCCCCGATCGAAAGATCTCCGCCACCGTGACGCGCTTCGCACGCGATCTCGATCCGAAGACGCGCACCATGCTCACCGAGATCGAAGTCGACAACAAAGAGGGCGCGCTCTTCCCCGGTGTCTTCGTTCGGGTGAAGCTCGACCTGGCGACGCCGCCGGCGGTCACCATGCCCGCCGACTCGCTGGTGTTCCGCGGCGGCAAGTCGTTCGCCTTCGTGGTGCGCGACAACAAGGCCGCGCTCGTGCCCGTCAGCGCGGGCGACACCGACGGCATCAACGTCTACCTGCGCGAAGGACTGAATCCCGGTGACCAGGTCATCCTGCATCCCGGCGACGACGTCATCGAGGGCGCCAGGGTTCGCGTGGCGCAGAAAGAGAAGATGACCGCGCTGAACAAGCCCTGA
- a CDS encoding ATP-binding protein — translation MRYRTLFERAPLGAFFYDRQLRITEANPYLLRVWQQKNDSPAAGFDLSTVRDPVFLPALRKVWDGEDGRYEGPYRTTLTGELMNISLTTTPVRDAQGTVELGLAMFEDMTEKQRLQRDLAERKLIQARLLQSDRMASVGTLAAGVAHEINNPLAYVKANLDVLASRRIPQLAVLLRAAEEERLEMYGDPPDENAYELSERLAQIGAMVDLAREGSERVRTIVRDLKTFSRADEETTTPIDVARVLDASVNMAWNEIRHRAQLVKEYGEVPPVEANESRLGQVFLNLLVNAAQAIPEGRAGDNVIRVRTYLDADERVVVAVSDTGTGIPESALGRIFDPFFTTKPVGVGTGLGLWICQGIVTALGGEIAVDSAPGRGTTVTCTIPQRYAPSHRMVRKTEPPASTRRGRILVVDDEPALGPSLAIALADEHDVVSVRSGREALDLLAHDDRFDLILCDLMMPDVTGMDVYERLREHRQELADRMIFVTGGSFTRRSTDFAATEAIAQRMLEKPFDVQRVRELVRSRIG, via the coding sequence ATGCGGTATCGGACCCTGTTCGAGCGGGCCCCGCTAGGTGCCTTTTTCTACGACAGGCAGCTGCGCATCACGGAGGCCAATCCCTATTTGCTGCGCGTTTGGCAGCAAAAAAACGATTCCCCGGCGGCGGGGTTCGATCTTTCCACCGTGCGCGATCCGGTCTTCCTGCCGGCGCTTCGCAAGGTGTGGGACGGTGAGGACGGGCGCTATGAGGGCCCTTATCGCACGACGCTGACCGGGGAGCTGATGAACATCTCCCTGACCACGACGCCCGTTCGCGATGCGCAGGGCACGGTGGAGCTCGGCCTCGCCATGTTCGAGGACATGACGGAAAAGCAGCGCCTCCAACGCGATCTGGCCGAGCGCAAATTGATTCAAGCGCGGCTTCTGCAATCGGATCGCATGGCCTCGGTAGGTACCTTGGCCGCGGGCGTGGCGCACGAGATCAACAATCCCCTCGCCTACGTGAAGGCCAACCTCGATGTGCTCGCATCACGGCGCATTCCGCAGCTCGCGGTGCTGCTGCGCGCGGCCGAGGAGGAGCGGCTCGAGATGTACGGCGATCCGCCCGACGAGAACGCGTACGAGCTGTCCGAACGGCTCGCGCAGATCGGCGCCATGGTGGACCTCGCGCGCGAGGGGTCGGAGCGGGTGCGCACCATCGTGCGCGATCTGAAGACGTTCTCGCGCGCAGACGAGGAGACGACGACCCCCATCGACGTGGCACGCGTGCTCGACGCGTCGGTGAACATGGCGTGGAACGAGATCCGCCACCGTGCGCAGCTGGTGAAGGAATACGGCGAGGTGCCACCGGTGGAGGCCAACGAGTCGCGTCTGGGGCAGGTGTTTCTCAATCTGCTGGTGAATGCGGCGCAGGCGATCCCCGAGGGGCGCGCGGGCGACAACGTGATTCGCGTGCGCACGTACCTCGACGCCGACGAGCGCGTGGTGGTCGCGGTTTCGGATACGGGAACCGGGATTCCGGAAAGTGCATTGGGGCGCATTTTCGATCCCTTCTTCACCACGAAGCCCGTCGGCGTGGGCACGGGGCTGGGGCTTTGGATCTGCCAAGGCATCGTCACCGCGCTGGGCGGCGAGATTGCCGTCGACAGCGCGCCGGGTCGCGGGACCACCGTGACGTGCACCATCCCACAGCGCTACGCACCGAGCCATCGGATGGTGCGCAAGACCGAACCACCGGCCAGCACACGCCGCGGTCGCATCTTGGTGGTCGATGACGAGCCGGCGTTGGGGCCTTCCCTGGCCATCGCACTCGCCGACGAGCACGACGTGGTCTCCGTGCGCAGCGGGCGCGAAGCCCTGGATTTGCTCGCGCACGACGATCGGTTCGATTTGATTTTGTGCGATCTGATGATGCCCGACGTCACCGGCATGGACGTCTACGAGCGACTCCGCGAGCACCGGCAGGAACTTGCCGACCGTATGATCTTCGTCACCGGCGGAAGCTTCACGCGGCGCAGCACGGACTTCGCGGCGACGGAAGCCATCGCACAACGGATGCTGGAAAAGCCGTTCGACGTGCAGCGCGTTCGTGAGCTCGTCCGGTCGCGAATTGGATAG
- a CDS encoding phosphoribosyltransferase, with amino-acid sequence MVARFRDRADGGRRLAAKLGHLGPLNPRVLALPRGGVPVGYEVACALGAPLDVFIVRKLGVPGHEELAMGAVASGGIRVLNLPLIEELRIPKELVERIAERETLEIARREVRYREGRPLVDMRDRPVILVDDGLATGATMFAAVSAVRAGGAQHIVVAVPISSPDTCTQMRQYADQVVCAMTPEPLYAVGLWYEDFTQTTDDEVCALLARSAETAETRSAAS; translated from the coding sequence ATGGTTGCGCGATTTCGAGATCGCGCCGATGGGGGGCGGCGTTTGGCCGCGAAGCTCGGGCACCTCGGGCCGCTGAATCCGAGGGTGCTCGCGCTTCCGCGTGGTGGGGTACCCGTCGGCTACGAGGTGGCGTGTGCGCTCGGTGCGCCGCTCGACGTCTTCATCGTGCGCAAGCTCGGGGTACCCGGGCACGAAGAGCTCGCGATGGGGGCGGTCGCATCGGGTGGCATCCGCGTCCTCAATTTGCCGCTCATCGAGGAGCTCCGGATTCCGAAAGAGCTCGTCGAGCGCATCGCCGAAAGGGAGACGCTCGAGATCGCGCGGCGTGAGGTGCGCTACCGGGAAGGCCGGCCGCTTGTCGATATGCGCGATCGTCCAGTGATCCTGGTGGACGACGGCCTCGCCACCGGCGCCACCATGTTCGCCGCGGTATCGGCCGTGCGCGCGGGCGGCGCGCAGCACATCGTCGTGGCGGTGCCCATCTCGTCGCCGGACACGTGCACGCAGATGCGCCAGTACGCCGACCAGGTCGTCTGCGCGATGACGCCGGAGCCGCTCTACGCGGTGGGCCTCTGGTACGAAGACTTCACCCAGACCACCGACGACGAAGTGTGCGCGCTGCTCGCCCGCTCGGCGGAAACGGCGGAAACGAGGAGCGCGGCGTCATGA
- the mtnA gene encoding S-methyl-5-thioribose-1-phosphate isomerase, with translation MSAFIPTLKTGRAHPHPEPLSGSAFSAVELMPGDRTVVMLDQRLLPRQERYETFQRPEQVADAISTMKVRGAPAIGISAAYGLVLAAVFCDGPRDAFLEVMSTTDGMLRRTRPTAVNLAWALDRMHRTVVRIAAEAPRERVTALAAEARAIHVEDKLACKKMGELGAASVRDGSTILTHCNAGALATGGYGTALGVIRAARDAGKKIRVLSAETRPLLQGARLTAWELHKDGIDVQTITDSMVGSFMARGLIDQVIVGADRVARNGDVANKIGTYGVACLAQVHGVPFDVAAPWSTVDLACPDGAGIPIEERSEREVSHVTLGESEVQIMPDAVRAHNPAFDVTPARLIRALYTELGTASPLDAASLARLAPPTR, from the coding sequence GTGAGCGCCTTCATTCCAACGCTGAAAACAGGACGAGCCCACCCCCATCCCGAGCCCCTGAGCGGGAGTGCATTTTCTGCGGTGGAGCTGATGCCGGGCGACCGCACGGTGGTGATGCTCGACCAGCGCTTGCTTCCGCGCCAAGAGCGCTACGAGACGTTTCAACGCCCCGAGCAAGTGGCCGATGCCATTTCGACCATGAAGGTGCGTGGGGCACCGGCCATCGGCATTTCCGCGGCCTACGGCCTGGTGCTCGCCGCCGTGTTTTGCGACGGTCCGCGCGACGCGTTCTTGGAGGTCATGAGCACAACCGACGGCATGCTCCGCCGCACGCGCCCCACCGCGGTGAACTTGGCCTGGGCGCTCGACCGCATGCACCGCACCGTGGTGCGCATCGCCGCCGAGGCACCAAGGGAACGCGTCACTGCGCTCGCCGCCGAAGCGCGCGCCATCCACGTGGAGGACAAGCTCGCGTGCAAGAAGATGGGCGAGCTCGGCGCGGCCTCCGTGCGCGACGGCTCGACGATCCTCACGCACTGCAACGCGGGTGCGCTGGCCACCGGCGGCTACGGCACCGCGCTGGGCGTCATTCGCGCCGCGCGGGATGCAGGCAAGAAGATCCGCGTGCTCTCCGCGGAGACGCGCCCTCTGCTCCAGGGCGCTCGCCTCACCGCGTGGGAGCTCCACAAAGACGGCATCGACGTGCAGACCATCACCGACTCGATGGTGGGCTCCTTCATGGCGCGCGGCCTCATCGATCAGGTCATCGTGGGCGCCGATCGCGTGGCCAGAAACGGCGACGTGGCCAACAAGATTGGCACCTATGGCGTGGCCTGCCTCGCGCAGGTGCACGGCGTTCCGTTCGACGTGGCCGCTCCCTGGAGCACGGTCGATCTCGCATGCCCCGACGGCGCGGGCATCCCCATCGAGGAGCGCAGCGAGCGCGAAGTTTCCCACGTGACCCTCGGCGAATCCGAGGTGCAGATCATGCCGGACGCCGTGCGGGCACACAACCCAGCCTTCGACGTCACGCCGGCCCGTTTGATTCGTGCGCTCTACACGGAGTTGGGCACGGCCTCACCGCTCGACGCGGCGAGCCTCGCGAGGCTCGCTCCGCCTACTCGATGA
- a CDS encoding FAD-dependent oxidoreductase, with the protein MGTKNDVSRRAILGGMAAAAGAFGFGCSDDVSSSDDASLAHASRLSNGEQECDVVVVGAGIAGLVAARALSAQGLSVLVLEARGRVGGRTLNQSLARNGFSDRTIELGGQFVGPLPGQGPWPQDKIYNLAAEFGIGTFKTYNEGNYVNYGQGLRTTYSSASRVPLDLGTPNLIIALTAFNALAKQVPLDAPWDAPKAAEWDSMTVESWMRSSLLPPAGPDAPTNHAVQLAVQSVLSTEPREVSLLRWLFYVASAGGLDNLLNTAGGGQDSRFVGGSQRISVAMAETLGERLHLNTAVRRIQHADGKVKVSGDGYTVTAKRVIVAIPPSLAGRMAYDPPLAALHPRGFLRDQLTQRFPMASVIKINLVYERPFWRDDGLAGQATSDSGAVRVTFDNTPYPESGSPGVLMGFIEGDEARIWSARSREERYAKVLDDMARLFGPRVRAPLGGIQGYYEGLWNLDEWAGGGPTCNQAPGGLIQYRSAVRDPIGLIHWSGTETATRWTGFMDGAVESGQRAAQEVLTALG; encoded by the coding sequence ATGGGCACGAAGAACGACGTGAGCCGGCGCGCAATCCTCGGCGGGATGGCGGCGGCGGCGGGCGCATTCGGTTTTGGCTGTAGTGATGACGTTTCATCATCGGACGATGCATCCCTCGCGCATGCATCGCGATTGTCGAATGGAGAACAGGAGTGCGACGTGGTGGTGGTCGGGGCGGGCATCGCGGGGCTCGTCGCCGCGCGCGCGCTTTCGGCGCAGGGTCTTTCCGTCTTGGTGCTCGAAGCGCGCGGACGGGTCGGAGGGCGCACGCTCAATCAGAGCCTCGCGCGAAATGGCTTTTCGGATCGCACCATCGAGTTGGGCGGGCAGTTCGTGGGGCCCCTGCCCGGCCAGGGCCCATGGCCGCAGGACAAGATTTACAACTTGGCCGCGGAGTTCGGGATTGGAACCTTCAAGACGTACAACGAGGGGAACTACGTCAATTACGGCCAGGGGCTGCGCACCACCTACAGCAGTGCGTCGCGCGTGCCCTTGGATTTGGGAACGCCGAATCTGATCATCGCGCTCACCGCCTTCAATGCGCTGGCCAAGCAAGTGCCGCTCGATGCGCCGTGGGATGCACCGAAGGCGGCCGAGTGGGACTCGATGACCGTCGAATCGTGGATGCGCAGTTCGCTGCTCCCGCCGGCAGGCCCCGATGCGCCGACGAACCACGCCGTGCAATTGGCCGTGCAATCGGTCCTCTCGACGGAGCCGCGCGAGGTGTCGCTCTTGCGATGGCTCTTTTACGTGGCGTCGGCGGGCGGGTTGGACAACCTGCTCAACACGGCGGGCGGCGGGCAAGATAGCCGCTTCGTGGGCGGCTCCCAGCGCATCTCGGTGGCGATGGCCGAAACGCTGGGGGAGCGGCTGCACTTGAATACGGCGGTGCGGCGGATCCAGCACGCCGATGGCAAGGTGAAGGTCTCGGGCGACGGATACACGGTCACCGCGAAGCGCGTGATCGTGGCCATCCCGCCATCGCTCGCCGGGCGCATGGCCTACGATCCACCGCTGGCGGCGCTGCACCCGCGCGGATTTCTACGAGATCAGCTCACGCAGCGGTTTCCCATGGCCAGCGTCATCAAGATCAACCTCGTGTACGAGCGGCCGTTCTGGCGCGACGACGGGCTCGCGGGGCAGGCCACGAGCGACTCGGGCGCGGTGCGGGTGACCTTCGACAACACGCCGTACCCCGAATCGGGTTCGCCCGGGGTGCTCATGGGATTCATCGAGGGCGACGAGGCGCGCATCTGGTCGGCGCGCTCGCGCGAGGAACGCTACGCGAAGGTGCTCGACGACATGGCGCGGCTCTTCGGGCCGCGGGTGCGCGCGCCCCTGGGCGGTATTCAAGGCTACTACGAGGGGCTCTGGAACTTGGACGAGTGGGCCGGCGGCGGCCCCACGTGCAATCAGGCACCGGGCGGGCTGATTCAGTACCGCTCCGCGGTGCGCGATCCCATCGGGCTGATTCACTGGTCCGGAACGGAGACGGCCACGCGCTGGACCGGCTTCATGGACGGCGCCGTCGAATCCGGCCAGCGCGCCGCCCAAGAAGTGCTCACCGCGCTGGGTTGA
- a CDS encoding MarR family transcriptional regulator, which produces MQPSVLLAEELYRLVIRTKKLLWRTASRTLEANGESIFTWPILNCLVRNGPSAQRDIAESTGQHPAGLSRLIEELETKKLIRRKVDRNDRRRQVVEATAKGRAWIEEQTPAIYAAVDQVMSGLDDEERRTMRALLLKLLAQVE; this is translated from the coding sequence ATGCAACCTTCGGTTCTCCTCGCGGAGGAGCTCTATCGCCTCGTGATCCGAACGAAGAAGCTGCTCTGGCGAACGGCTTCGCGCACGCTCGAAGCCAACGGCGAATCGATCTTCACCTGGCCCATTTTGAACTGCCTCGTGCGCAACGGGCCCAGCGCTCAGCGCGACATTGCGGAGAGCACCGGCCAGCACCCTGCCGGCCTCTCACGACTCATCGAGGAGCTCGAAACGAAAAAGCTGATCCGCCGCAAGGTCGACCGAAACGATCGCCGCCGGCAGGTCGTGGAGGCGACCGCCAAAGGGCGCGCGTGGATCGAAGAGCAGACGCCTGCGATCTACGCCGCCGTCGATCAGGTGATGAGCGGTCTCGATGACGAAGAACGGCGCACGATGCGTGCGCTGCTCCTCAAGTTGCTCGCGCAGGTTGAGTAG